A single genomic interval of Calypte anna isolate BGI_N300 chromosome 3, bCalAnn1_v1.p, whole genome shotgun sequence harbors:
- the EPRS1 gene encoding bifunctional glutamate/proline--tRNA ligase isoform X3, whose amino-acid sequence MAALSLTVQAGNPPLGALLTVEHLKDDVKIAVDEGKETILRVSEHVSFTDVNSIARYMARAAGSSGLYGSNLLEHTEVDHWLEFSVTKLSTASHFVSAVKELNHCLSLRTYLVGNSLSLADLCVWAVLKDNNKWQEQLEQNKAPVHTKRWYGFLEVQPAFQSVGAKWASGAPKVKMATEKKADVGKFVELPGAEMGKVIVRFPPEASGYLHIGHAKAALLNQHYQVNFKGKLIMRFDDTNPEKEKEDFEKVILEDVAMLHIKPDQFTYTSDHFETIMKYAEKLIQEGKAYVDDTPAEQMKAEREQRIESKHRNNCINKNLQMWEEMKKGTEYGQTCCLRAKIDMSSNNGCMRDPTLYRCKNQPHPRTGNTYKVYPTYDFACPIVDSIEGVTHALRTTEYHDRDEQFYWIIEALGIRKPYIWEYSRLNLNNTVLSKRKLTWFVNEGLVDGWDDPRFPTVRGVLRRGMTVEGLKQFIAAQGSSRSVVNMEWDKIWSFNKKVIDPVAPRYTALLKDAVVPVNIPEAQEDRKEVAKHPKNADVGLKPVWYSSRVLIEGADAETLTEGEVVTFINWGNIIITKLNRNPSGKIVSIDAKLNLENKDFKKTTKITWLAETPRAPLVPTVCVNYEHLITKPVLGKDEDFKQYINRNSKQEELMLGDPCLKELKKGDIIQLQRRGFFICDEPYEPVSPYSCKDAPCILIYIPDGHTKEMPTSGSKEKTKAETAKKEASTAVKGKSAPPVDNSTPTCSGSEDHLVIYNRVSAQGDVVRDLKAKKAAKEDIDKAVKQLLALKAEYKEKTGQEYKPGNPPVSVTQQPSKLETSGTLDSKALYDKVAEQGEVVRKLKAEKAPKDEIDEAVKLLLSLKADYKQKTGQDYKPGHPPVAQGALPQALTTVQSGPDTPEAKALFSKVALQGDEVRKLKAEKAEKEKIDAAVKELLQLKAQYKSVAGVDYKPVSASGTDDKDKKKKEKDNKSEKQSKQQKQNDGPKKEYVQGQSGNEFSSNGSGEGQGPKKQTRLGLEAKKEENLADWFSQVITKSEMIEYYDVSGCYILRPWAYAIWEAIKNFFDAEIKKLGVENCYFPMFVSQAALEKEKTHINDFAPEVAWVTRSGKTDLAEPIAVRPTSETVMYPTYAKWVQSHRDLPIKLNQWCNVVRWEFKHPQPFLRTREFLWQEGHTAFATYEEAAEEVLQILDLYARVYEDLLAIPVVKGRKTEKEKFAGGDYTTTVEAFISASGRAIQGATSHHLGQNFSKMFEIVFEDPKKPGEKQFAYQNSWGLTTRTIGVMTMIHGDNMGLVLPPRVACVQVVIIPCGITNTLSEEDKDALLKKCNEYHKRLLSVNIRVRADLRDNYSPGWKFNHWELKGVPVRVEVGPRDMKSQQFVAVRRDTGQKVTFSEHEAESRLKQILEEIQANLYSRASEDLKSHMVVANNMEDFQKELDSGKIVQIPFCGEIECEDWIKKTTARDQDLEPGAPSMGAKSLCIPFQPLRELQSGTRCVCGKNPAKFYTLFGRSY is encoded by the exons gCATGTTTCCTTTACCGATGTGAATTCAATAGCTCGTTATATGGCAAGAGCTGCTGGTTCTTCTGGGTTGTATGGTTCAAATCTGTTGGAACACACTGAG GTTGACCATTGGCTGGAGTTTAGTGTCACAAAGTTATCTACTGCCAGCCACTTTGTTTCAGCAGTCAAAGAGCTCAATCACTGTCTGTCTCTGAGAACCTACTTGGTTGGAAACTCTCTGAGCCTCGCAGACTTGTGCGTCTGGGCTGTGCTAAAAG ATAACAACAAATGGCAAGAGCAATTAGAGCAAAACAAAGCTCCTGTCCATACAAAGAGGTGGTATGGCTTTCTTGAAGTACAGCCAGCTTTTCAGTCTGTAGGTGCCAAGTGGGCTTCTGGTGCACCAAAGGTTAAAATG gcaacagaaaagaaagcgGATGTTGGGAAGTTTGTTGAACTTCCTGGTGCAGAGATGGGAAAGGTCATTGTGAGGTTTCCTCCTGAAGCAAGTGG ataTCTGCATATTGGTCATGCCAAAGCTGCCCTGCTAAATCAGCACTACCAAGTAAACTTTAAAGGAAAACTTATTATGAGATTTGATGACACAAatcctgaaaaagagaaagaagactTTGAAAAG GTTATTCTTGAAGATGTTGCAATGCTGCATATCAAACCAGATCAATTTACATATACCTCAGATCACTTTGAAACAATAATGAAATATGCTGAGAAGCTTATTCAAGAAGGGAAGGCGTATGTGGATGACACACCTGCAGaacaaatgaaagcagagcGTGAGCAAAGAATAGAATCtaaacacagaaataact GTATTAATAAGAATTTACAAATGtgggaagaaatgaaaaagggaaCAGAATATGGACAAACTTGTTGTCTACGAGCAAAAATAGATATGAGCAGTAACAATGGATGTATGAGGGATCCAACTCTTTATCGATGTAAAAACCAGCCTCACCCACGTACTGGAAATACCTACAA AGTTTATCCCACATACGACTTTGCCTGCCCCATTGTTGACAGTATTGAAGGTGTCACCCATGCACTGAGAACAACTGAATACCATGACAGAGATGAACAGTTCTACTGGATCATTGAGGCTCTGGGCATAAGGAAACCATACATATGGGAGTACAGCAGGCTAAACCTCAACAACACTGTGCTCTCTAAGAGAAAGCTTACGTGGTTTGTCAACGAAGGGCTTGTGGATGGATG GGATGACCCAAGATTTCCCACTGTACGTGGTGTCTTAAGAAGAGGCATGACAGTTGAAGGGCTTAAACAGTTCATTGCTGCTCAG ggCTCCTCTCGATCTGTTGTAAATATGGAGTGGGATAAAATTTGGTCCTTTAACAAAAAG gtTATAGATCCAGTAGCACCTCGGTACACTGCTTTACTGAAAGATGCAGTGGTCCCAGTAAATATTCCAGAAGCTCAAGAGGACAGGAAAGAAGTTGCTAAACATCCAAAG AATGCTGATGTTGGGCTCAAACCTGTGTGGTATAGCTCCAGAGTCCTGATCGAGGGTGCAGATGCAGAGACCCTGACAGAGGGAGAAGTGGTTACATTCATAAATTGGGGAAATATTATCATCACCAAATTAAACAG aaaCCCAAGTGGAAAAATTGTGTCCATTGATGCCAAGTTGAATTTAGAGAATAAGGACttcaaaaaaacaactaaaatcACTTGGTTAGCAGAAACTCCACGTGCACCCCTCGTCCCAACTGTTTGTGTTAATTATGAGCATCTGATCACTAAGCCTGTTCTAGGTAAAGATGAAGATTTCAAGCAATACATCAACCGAAATAGCAAG CAAGAAGAACTGATGTTAGGTGATCCTTGCCTTAAGGAGTTAAAAAAAGGGGACATCATACAACTTCAGAGGAGAGGATTCTTTATTTGTGATGAACCCTATGAGCCAGTGAG TCCTTACAGCTGTAAAGATGCCCCGTGCATTTTGATTTACATCCCTGATGGACACACTAAAGAAATGCCAACATCTGGGtcaaaagagaagacaaaagctGAAACTGCAAAGAAAGAG gCTAGTACAGCTGTAAAAGGAAAATCCGCTCCACCTGTTGATAACTCCACTCCAACCTGTTCTGGATCTGAAGATCACCTGGTCATTTACAACAGAGTCTCTGCACAGGGTGATGTAGTTCGTGACTTGAAAGCTAAGAAGGCAGCAAAGGAAGATATTGATAAAGCTGTGAAACAGTTGCTGGCCTTGAAAGCAGAATACAAAGAGAAGACAGGCCAGGAGTATAAGCCTGGAAATCCACCAGTATCTGTGACTCAGCAACCTTCAAAGCTTGAGACCTCTGGCACCTTGGACAGTAAAGCTCTGTATGATAAAGtagcagagcaaggagaagTGGTCCGAAAACTGAAAGCTGAGAAAGCACCCAAG GATGAAATAGATGAAGCAGTAAAACTCCTCCTTTCTCTGAAAGCTGACTACAAGCAAAAGACTGGGCAGGACTACAAGCCTGGACATCCACCAGTAGCTCAAGGTGCTTTGCCTCAGGCATTGACCACAGTACAAAGTGGTCCAGACACGCCCGAAGCTAAAGCCCTGTTTAGCAAAGTGGCTCTTCAAGGAGATGAAGTTAGGAaattgaaagcagaaaaagcagaaaag gaaaagataGATGCAGCTGTTAAGGAGCTTCTTCAGTTGAAGGCCCAGTATAAGTCTGTTGCAGGAGTTGACTATAAACCAGTTTCTGCTAGTGGCACTGATGACAAAgacaagaagaagaaagagaaagataacAAGTCTGAAAAACAGAGTAAGCAACAGAAGCAAAACGATGGCCCCAAAAAAGAATATGTGCAAGGACAGAGTGGTAATGAGTTCTCCTCGAACGGATCAGGAGAGGGTCAAGGCCCTAAGAAACAAACCAG GCTGGGTCTGGAAgctaaaaaagaagaaaatcttgcaGATTGGTTCTCTCAG gTGATCACAAAATCAGAGATGATTGAATACTATGATGTGAGTGGCTGTTACATTCTTCGTCCTTGGGCTTATGCTATTTGGGAAGCTATCAAGAACTTCTTTGATGCAGAGATCAAGAAACTTGGAGTGGAAAATTGTTACTTCCCCATGTTTGTGTCCCAAGCTGCCCTAGAGAAAGAGAAGACTCATATTAATGACTTTGCACCTGAG gTTGCTTGGGTCACAAGGTCTGGGAAAACGGACCTGGCTGAACCAATTGCTGTTCGTCCCACCAGTGAAACAG tTATGTATCCTACCTATGCGAAGTGGGTGCAGTCACACAGAGATCTTCCTATCAAGCTTAATCAGTGGTGCAATGTTGTG CGCTGGGAGTTCAAGCATCCCCAGCCTTTCCTCCGCACTCGTGAGTTCCTCTGGCAAGAGGGTCACACAGCATTTGCAACGtatgaagaagcagcagaggag GTGCTTCAGATACTTGATCTGTATGCACGAGTGTACGAAGATCTCCTAGCAATACCTGTTgtgaaaggaaggaagacagagaaGGAGAAATTTGCTGGAGGTGATTATACAACCACTGTAGAGGCATTTATATCTGCCAGTGGAAGAGCTATCCAG GGAGCAACGTCACATCATCTAGGGCAGAATTTCTCAAAGATGTTTGAAATTGTATTTGAAGATCCAAAGAAACCAGGAGAAAAACAGTTTGCTTATCAGAATTCCTGGGGCCTTACAACTCGAACTATTGGTGTAATGACAATGATTCATGGAGATAACATGGGACTGGTGCTCCCACCTCGAGTAGCCTGTGTTCAG GTTGTAATTATTCCCTGTGGTATCACAAATACGCTTTCTGAAGAGGACAAAGATGCTTTGTTGAAGAAATGTAATGAATATCATAAAAGGCTACTTAGTGTTAATATCCGTGTACGGGCTGATTTAAGAGACAACTATTCACCTGGTTGGAAGTTCAACCACTGGGAACTTAAG ggTGTTCCAGTCAGGGTAGAAGTGGGACCACGAGACATGAAGAGCCAACAGTTTGTAGCTGTTAGAAGAGACACAGGACAGAAGGTGACCTTTTCTGAACATGAAGCAGAAAGTAGACTCAAGCAGATTTTGGAGGAGATCCAGGCTAACCTTTACAGCAG aGCTTCTGAGGACCTAAAAAGTCATATGGTGGTGGCTAATAATATGGAGGACTTTCAAAAAGAGCTTGATTCAGGAAAG ATTGTACAAATTCCTTTTTGTGGGGAAATTGAGTGTGAGGATTGGATCAAGAAGACCACTGCCAG GGATCAAGATCTGGAGCCTGGTGCCCCTTCCATGGGAGCAAAAAGTCTCTGCATACCTTTCCAGCCTCTGCGTGAACTACAGAGTGGGACAAGATGTGTCTGTGGCAAAAATCCTGCCAAGTTTTACACCCTATTTGGTCGTAGTTACTAA